Proteins co-encoded in one Brassica oleracea var. oleracea cultivar TO1000 chromosome C4, BOL, whole genome shotgun sequence genomic window:
- the LOC106337620 gene encoding uncharacterized protein LOC106337620 — protein MREKRGRRENPKTLDPVGEDGGVTGKDGKGFYACYILTSLSPRHKGHTYIGFTVNPKRRIRQHNGEITSGAYRTKKKRPWEMVLCIYGFPSKVSALQFEWAWQHPRESLAVREAAAAFKSISGLASNIKLAYTMLSLPAWNSLNLTVNYFSSKYAHHGGLSPSLPPHMEVHVCPMDDLPCFTKGDDNSQPEDEEEDDDDSSSNQSQPGNPTSSYLLDRHCEKPKGPGTVLDDRLANFTGFGLLDESDEDEVSIEAMEKEPETVFNDRLTNFTGFGLLEKIVEDKVSHSTMEKDCWRRSNFVTSSTEVEVIDLMTPSPTCRVGSSMKRPRVSEFIDLTRSPNFIEL, from the exons ATGAGAGAGAAAAGGGGAAGAAGGGAAAATCCCAAAACCCTAGATCCCGTCGGCGAGGATGGTGGAGTCACCGGAAAAGATGGAAAAGGGTTCTACGCGTGCTACATCTTGACCTCCCTCAGCCCTCGTCACAAGGGTCACACCTATATCGG GTTCACGGTGAACCCGAAGCGAAGGATAAGGCAGCACAATGGAGAGATCACAAGTGGTGCATATAGAACCAAGAAGAAACGTCCTTGGGAAATGGTCCTCTGTATCTATGGTTTCCCCTCTAAAGTCTCTGCCCTTCAG TTTGAGTGGGCTTGGCAGCATCCGAGAGAATCACTTGCAGTGAGAGAAGCTGCTGCTGCTTTCAAATCCATCTCTGGACTTGCTAGCAATATCAAGCTTGCTTACACTATGCTATCTCTTCCTGCTTGGAACAG TTTAAATCTGACTGTCAACTATTTCTCATCAAAGTATGCACACCATGGCGGTCTTTCTCCTAGTTTGCCTCCGCACATGGAAGTCCATGTTTGTCCTATGGATGATCTTCCTTGTTTCACTAAAGGAGACGACAATTCTCAACCCGAGGATGAAGAAGAGGATGATGATGATAGTAGTAGCAACCAAAGCCAGCCTGGGAATCCAACTTCAAGCTACTTGCTTGACCGACATTGTGAGAAACCAAAAGGACCTGGAACTGTACTTGATGACAGATTAGCAAATTTCACCGGTTTTGGGTTATTAGATGAGAGTGATGAAGATGAAGTATCCATTGAAGCTATGGAGAAAGAACCGGAGACTGTATTTAATGACAGGTTAACAAATTTCACTGGTTTTGGCTTATTAGAAAAGATTGTCGAAGATAAAGTATCACATAGCACTATGGAGAAAGATTGTTGGAGAAGAAGCAACTTTGTCACATCGAGCACCGAAGTTGAAGTGATAGATCTGATGACTCCATCACCAACATGCAGAGTTGGATCGTCTATGAAGAGGCCTAGAGTTTCTGAGTTTATAGATTTGACAAGGTCTCCTAATTTCATAGAGTTGTAA
- the LOC106336996 gene encoding CBL-interacting serine/threonine-protein kinase 11-like encodes MSEIEVVRDNLGNNNNSNALFGKYELGKLLGCGAFAKVYHARDRRTSQSVAVKILNKKKLLANPTLVNNVKREISIMRRLSHPYIVKLHEVMATKGKIFFTMEFVRGGELFNKISKHGRLSEDLARRYFQQLISAVGYCHAHGVYHRDLKPENLLIDENGNLKVTDFGLSALTDQIRPDGLLHTLCGTPAYVAPEILSKKGYEGAKVDVWSCGIILFVLAAGFLPFNDPNVMNMYRKIYRGEYRCPRWMSPDLKRFVSRLLDINPETRITIDEILKDPWFVKGGVKQIMFHDQDSDLVKEKGEAVKSLNAFDLISFSSGLDLSGLFARGGSSIGETERFVSEKSPEKLAEEVEAFAEEEKLRVKKIEEYGFEMEGQNGKFVIGVYISRLNDLLVVVEARRRGGEGDCYKEMWSNKLRVQLETPAATVDFS; translated from the coding sequence ATGTCGGAGATCGAGGTTGTCCGCGACAACCTCGGCAACAACAACAACAGCAACGCCTTGTTCGGGAAATACGAGCTCGGGAAGCTCCTCGGATGCGGCGCATTCGCCAAAGTCTACCACGCGCGTGACCGGCGCACGAGCCAAAGCGTCGCCGTCAAAATCCTCAACAAGAAGAAACTCCTCGCGAACCCGACCCTCGTCAACAACGTCAAGCGCGAGATCTCCATCATGAGGCGTCTGTCTCACCCTTACATCGTCAAGCTCCACGAGGTGATGGCGACTAAAGGAAAAATCTTCTTCACGATGGAGTTCGTTAGAGGAGGCGAGCTCTTCAACAAAATCTCAAAACACGGTCGTTTAAGCGAAGATCTCGCCCGTCGTTATTTCCAGCAGTTAATCTCAGCCGTCGGTTACTGCCACGCGCACGGGGTCTACCATCGCGATCTCAAACCGGAGAATCTCTTGATCGACGAGAACGGGAACTTGAAGGTAACCGACTTCGGTTTAAGCGCGTTGACGGATCAGATCCGACCCGACGGGTTGCTGCACACCTTGTGCGGCACGCCTGCTTACGTGGCGCCCGAGATTCTCTCCAAGAAGGGGTACGAAGGCGCGAAGGTGGACGTGTGGTCTTGCGGCATCATCTTGTTCGTCCTAGCAGCTGGTTTTTTACCGTTTAACGATCCGAATGTGATGAATATGTACAGGAAGATTTACAGAGGAGAGTATCGTTGCCCTAGGTGGATGTCTCCGGATCTGAAACGGTTCGTTTCTCGTCTTCTTGATATCAATCCAGAGACGAGAATCACCATTGATGAGATTTTGAAAGATCCTTGGTTCGTTAAAGGAGGTGTTAAGCAGATTATGTTTCACGATCAGGATTCCGATTTGGTGAAGGAGAAAGGTGAAGCGGTGAAGAGTCTAAACGCGTTTGATTTGATTTCGTTTTCGTCGGGGTTAGATCTCTCCGGTTTGTTCGCCCGTGGGGGGAGTTCGATTGGCGAGACGGAGAGGTTTGTTTCGGAGAAGTCCCCGGAGAAATTGGCGGAGGAGGTGGAGGCGTTCGCGGAGGAGGAGAAGTTGAGGGTGAAGAAGATTGAAGAGTATGGGTTTGAGATGGAAGGGCAAAATGGTAAATTCGTAATTGGGGTATATATTTCGCGGCTGAATGATTTGCTCGTGGTGGTGGAGGCGAGGCGGAGAGGCGGCGAGGGAGATTGTTACAAGGAGATGTGGAGTAACAAACTCAGGGTTCAACTTGAAACGCCAGCCGCAACTGTGGATTTTTCATGA